A single region of the Kocuria rosea genome encodes:
- the alaS gene encoding alanine--tRNA ligase: MLSQEITKRWLDYFEGQGHTVVPSASLISSQPGAMFTIAGMVPFIPYFLGQETAPYRRATSIQKCIRTLDIDEVGKTARHGTFFQMAGNFSFGDYFKERAIPMAWELLTSPLEKGGFGLDPDRLWVTVYEGDEESYTLWKDTVGVPAERIQRLGRDENYWDTGQPGPAGPDSEIFYDRGPRYGREGGPAVDDDRYIEIWNLVFMQYQRGEGSGKDYEILGDLPEQNIDTGLGVERLAMLLQDVENFYETDQVRPVLDRASELSGKRYHGSEKPGEEGYDDDVRMRVVADHVRSSLMLIADGVSPSNEGRGYILRRLLRRAIRAMRLMGVTEPCLPVLLPASRDAMRGVYPYVAEDFERISRIAYAEERAFLKTIESGTTRLNEAVAGARRQGQAVSGAEAFALHDTYGFPIDLTLEMAAEAGVQVDETAFRGLMEEQRHRAQQDARAKKGAHADLSVFRRLVDEGGSVFTGYTRLGHETVLRALLQDGVTIPAASAGEHVEVVLDETPFYAEAGGQAADRGTISGDGFVLEVTDVQQPVKGLSVHQAVVREGEALSGATVLAQVDVARRRAAEAAHTGTHIVHAALHDILGPEAVQRGSFNKEGYLRFDFAWGEGLAEAQRQEIEEVSNAAIHANHEVVTQEMALDEAKAMGAMSLFGEKYGDRVRVVELNGPWSRELCGGTHVGGTAQIGSLTLLTEQSVGSGNRRVEALVGLDSFRHLAAERTLVHQLTGMLKVQSSAELPERLAGTLEKLKSAEKELAVLRREKLQAQAGSLLDGVREVGAVKVLTHDMGEVSGADDVRSLALDLRGRMTAEPFVVAVTGTAKSRPLVLVATTEGARAAGVQAGRLVRTAAKVLGGGGGGKDDIAQGGGQDPAKTGDALDAVLADIARAAGGAAA, from the coding sequence ATGCTCTCTCAGGAAATCACCAAGCGCTGGCTGGACTACTTCGAAGGCCAGGGCCACACCGTGGTGCCCTCCGCCTCGCTGATCTCCTCCCAGCCGGGTGCCATGTTCACGATCGCGGGCATGGTCCCGTTCATCCCGTACTTCCTCGGCCAGGAGACCGCCCCCTACCGGCGCGCCACGTCCATCCAGAAGTGCATCCGCACCCTCGACATCGACGAGGTGGGCAAGACCGCCCGGCACGGCACGTTCTTCCAGATGGCCGGCAACTTCTCCTTCGGCGACTACTTCAAGGAGCGGGCCATCCCCATGGCGTGGGAGCTGCTCACCAGCCCGCTCGAGAAGGGCGGCTTCGGTCTGGACCCGGACCGGCTGTGGGTGACCGTCTACGAGGGCGACGAGGAGTCCTACACGCTCTGGAAGGACACCGTGGGGGTGCCCGCCGAGCGGATCCAGCGGCTGGGCCGGGACGAGAACTACTGGGACACCGGCCAGCCCGGCCCCGCGGGCCCCGACTCGGAGATCTTCTACGACCGCGGCCCCCGGTACGGCCGGGAGGGCGGCCCGGCCGTCGACGACGACCGGTACATCGAGATCTGGAACCTCGTCTTCATGCAGTACCAGCGCGGTGAGGGCTCGGGCAAGGACTACGAGATCCTGGGCGACCTCCCCGAGCAGAACATCGACACCGGCCTCGGCGTCGAGCGCCTCGCCATGCTGCTGCAGGACGTCGAGAACTTCTACGAGACCGACCAGGTCCGCCCCGTCCTGGACAGGGCGTCCGAGCTCTCGGGGAAGCGGTACCACGGCTCCGAGAAGCCGGGGGAGGAGGGCTACGACGACGACGTGCGGATGCGCGTGGTCGCCGACCACGTCCGCTCCTCGCTGATGCTCATCGCCGACGGCGTGAGCCCGTCCAACGAGGGCCGCGGGTACATCCTGCGCCGCCTGCTGCGCCGCGCGATCCGCGCGATGCGCCTGATGGGCGTCACCGAGCCCTGCCTGCCCGTGCTGCTGCCCGCCTCCCGGGACGCCATGCGCGGCGTCTACCCCTACGTGGCCGAGGACTTCGAGCGGATCTCCCGGATCGCCTACGCCGAGGAGCGGGCGTTCCTGAAGACCATCGAGTCCGGCACCACCCGGCTCAACGAGGCCGTGGCCGGCGCCCGGCGCCAGGGCCAGGCCGTCTCCGGCGCGGAGGCCTTCGCCCTGCACGACACCTACGGCTTCCCCATCGACCTGACCCTCGAGATGGCCGCGGAGGCCGGGGTCCAGGTGGACGAGACGGCGTTCCGCGGTCTCATGGAGGAGCAGCGCCACCGCGCCCAGCAGGACGCCCGCGCCAAGAAGGGCGCCCACGCCGACCTCTCGGTGTTCCGCCGGCTCGTCGACGAGGGCGGCTCGGTGTTCACCGGCTACACCCGGCTCGGCCACGAGACCGTGCTGCGCGCCCTGCTGCAGGACGGCGTGACCATCCCCGCCGCGTCGGCCGGGGAGCACGTCGAGGTCGTCCTCGACGAGACACCGTTCTACGCCGAGGCCGGCGGCCAGGCCGCCGACCGGGGCACCATCAGCGGCGACGGCTTCGTGCTCGAGGTCACCGACGTCCAGCAGCCCGTGAAGGGGCTGTCCGTGCACCAGGCGGTCGTGCGCGAGGGCGAGGCCCTCTCCGGGGCCACCGTGCTCGCCCAGGTGGACGTCGCCCGGCGGCGCGCCGCCGAGGCCGCCCACACCGGCACCCACATCGTCCACGCGGCCCTGCACGACATCCTCGGCCCCGAGGCCGTCCAGCGCGGCTCCTTCAACAAGGAGGGGTACCTGCGCTTCGACTTCGCGTGGGGCGAGGGGCTCGCCGAGGCCCAGCGCCAGGAGATCGAGGAGGTCTCCAACGCGGCGATCCACGCCAACCACGAGGTCGTCACGCAGGAGATGGCCCTCGACGAGGCCAAGGCCATGGGCGCCATGTCCCTGTTCGGCGAGAAGTACGGGGACCGGGTGCGCGTGGTCGAGCTGAACGGACCCTGGTCCCGGGAGCTGTGCGGCGGCACGCACGTGGGCGGCACCGCCCAGATCGGCTCGCTCACCCTGCTCACCGAGCAGTCCGTGGGCTCAGGCAACCGCCGCGTCGAGGCCCTCGTGGGCCTGGACTCGTTCCGCCACCTCGCCGCCGAGCGGACCCTCGTGCACCAGCTCACCGGCATGCTCAAGGTGCAGTCCTCCGCGGAGCTGCCCGAGCGCCTGGCAGGCACCCTCGAGAAGCTGAAGTCGGCCGAGAAGGAGCTCGCGGTCCTGCGCCGCGAGAAGCTCCAGGCGCAGGCCGGCTCCCTGCTCGACGGGGTGCGGGAGGTCGGCGCCGTGAAGGTCCTGACCCACGACATGGGCGAGGTCTCCGGGGCCGACGACGTCCGCTCGCTCGCCCTCGACCTGCGCGGCCGGATGACGGCGGAGCCGTTCGTCGTCGCCGTCACGGGCACGGCCAAGAGCCGTCCCCTGGTCCTCGTGGCGACCACCGAGGGCGCCCGCGCGGCCGGGGTGCAGGCCGGCCGGCTCGTGCGCACGGCCGCCAAGGTCCTCGGCGGCGGCGGCGGCGGCAAGGACGACATCGCCCAGGGCGGCGGGCAGGACCCGGCCAAGACGGGGGACGCCCTGGACGCGGTGCTGGCCGACATCGCCCGGGCGGCGGGCGGCGCCGCCGCGTGA
- the ruvX gene encoding Holliday junction resolvase RuvX yields MSDAYARGRRMGVDVGLVRVGVALCDPDGILATPLTTLRRDPDPRKGFDVKLLAGLVQEHDVVAVYVGLPRSLDGGENASTAMARDYAEALARRLRVKGRDVPVRLVDERLSTVDAHRALLEAGVARRDHMDKVDQVAAATILQSAVDRARATGAEPGAPVDPPVSGAAAPAVPHNGGDRDGQGPAAARRGESSTGAGNTAEDTAEDTAGAPDRARTAPLTTTDPDGEHS; encoded by the coding sequence GTGAGCGACGCCTACGCCCGGGGACGGCGGATGGGGGTCGACGTCGGCCTCGTCCGCGTCGGGGTCGCCCTGTGCGACCCCGACGGCATCCTCGCCACGCCGCTTACCACGCTGCGGCGCGACCCCGACCCCCGGAAGGGCTTCGACGTGAAGCTGCTGGCCGGCCTGGTCCAGGAGCACGACGTCGTCGCCGTCTACGTGGGGCTGCCCCGCAGCCTCGACGGCGGGGAGAACGCCTCGACCGCGATGGCGCGCGACTACGCGGAGGCCCTCGCGCGGCGGCTGCGCGTGAAGGGCCGCGACGTGCCGGTGCGGCTGGTCGACGAGCGCCTCAGCACCGTGGACGCCCACCGGGCGCTGCTGGAGGCCGGGGTCGCCCGCCGCGACCACATGGACAAGGTCGACCAGGTGGCCGCGGCCACCATCCTGCAGAGCGCCGTGGACCGGGCCAGGGCGACCGGGGCGGAGCCCGGCGCGCCGGTGGACCCGCCGGTGTCCGGCGCCGCGGCGCCCGCCGTCCCGCATAATGGGGGTGACCGCGACGGGCAGGGTCCCGCCGCGGCCCGCCGCGGGGAGTCGTCCACCGGAGCCGGGAACACGGCCGAGGACACCGCCGAGGACACCGCCGGAGCGCCCGACCGGGCGCGCACGGCACCGTTGACGACCACCGATCCGGACGGAGAGCATTCGTGA
- a CDS encoding endolytic transglycosylase MltG encodes MSDDPYDQSAPRRPEAPRESSGGGLGSLLDAPSSREPSTGLRGVFEHEELTPEQVKQRRRRGRVSLTTAIALFLLAALITVSVLGSTFRWFEVRDYRGDGKDPVTFSVADGATTGQIAVALEAQGIVADAETFVETYQEEHAEQFIQPGEYELRTEMSSEAAVDALMEEDEASHYAAVNRTLRMTDVFGILSESTGIPVSEFEAYREDTATFGIPDRFPTLEGWLHPGEYRFPPDATAEQILQTMVDRTRTTLDDNGISDEDQIFEVLTIGSIIEFEVQPEHYDVVAGAIENRLENPDGETSGFIQSDASVTYGLDRRSYDFSEEERRDESNRYNTFANPGLPVGPIGSPGDAAIAAAADPQDNDYYFWVTVDLDTGETKFAETYAEHLGYVEEYNQWCSENEGRCG; translated from the coding sequence GTGAGCGACGATCCGTACGACCAGTCGGCGCCCCGCCGACCCGAGGCGCCCCGGGAGTCGTCCGGCGGCGGTCTGGGCAGCCTCCTGGACGCCCCGTCCTCGCGGGAGCCCTCCACGGGCCTGCGCGGCGTCTTCGAGCACGAGGAGCTCACCCCCGAGCAGGTCAAGCAGCGCCGGCGCCGCGGCCGCGTCTCCCTGACCACGGCCATCGCCCTGTTCCTGCTCGCCGCGCTGATCACGGTGTCCGTGCTCGGCTCCACCTTCCGGTGGTTCGAGGTCCGCGACTACCGCGGCGACGGCAAGGACCCCGTGACCTTCTCCGTGGCCGACGGCGCCACCACCGGCCAGATCGCCGTGGCCCTCGAGGCGCAGGGGATCGTGGCGGACGCCGAGACGTTCGTCGAGACCTACCAGGAGGAGCACGCCGAGCAGTTCATCCAGCCCGGCGAGTACGAGCTGCGCACGGAGATGAGCTCGGAGGCGGCCGTGGACGCGCTCATGGAGGAGGACGAGGCCAGCCACTACGCGGCGGTCAACCGGACCCTGCGCATGACCGACGTGTTCGGGATCCTCAGCGAGTCCACCGGCATCCCCGTCTCCGAGTTCGAGGCCTACCGGGAGGACACGGCGACGTTCGGGATCCCGGACCGCTTCCCCACCCTCGAGGGCTGGCTGCACCCGGGCGAGTACCGGTTCCCGCCGGACGCCACGGCGGAGCAGATCCTGCAGACGATGGTGGACCGCACCCGCACGACCCTCGACGACAACGGCATCAGCGACGAGGACCAGATCTTCGAGGTGCTCACCATCGGCTCGATCATCGAGTTCGAGGTCCAGCCCGAGCACTACGACGTGGTGGCCGGCGCGATCGAGAACCGGCTCGAGAACCCCGACGGCGAGACCTCCGGGTTCATCCAGTCCGACGCGTCCGTGACCTACGGCCTCGACCGCCGCAGCTACGACTTCTCGGAGGAGGAGCGCCGCGACGAGTCCAACCGGTACAACACCTTCGCCAACCCCGGCCTGCCGGTGGGCCCCATCGGCTCCCCGGGCGACGCCGCCATCGCGGCGGCCGCCGACCCGCAGGACAACGACTACTACTTCTGGGTGACCGTGGACCTGGACACGGGCGAGACGAAGTTCGCCGAGACCTACGCGGAGCACCTGGGGTACGTGGAGGAGTACAACCAGTGGTGCAGCGAGAACGAGGG